In a single window of the Pandoraea pulmonicola genome:
- a CDS encoding sigma-54-dependent Fis family transcriptional regulator — translation MPATPEFAHARRVLNVVQGDMTSAVAATDPNIASSWRRCFDEHALDPGARMAPRVLESTQLRERRNAMERLRHVSMPVLERLQRQLTHPDQAVLLTGPDGVIVDSRLHERSRDAFHRAGLWPGADWSESCEGTNGIGTCVVERAPVIICQQDHFRALHTPLTCTASPVFAPQGELLAVIDVSSTSADVTRQSQFHTLALVNLSAKVVESEYFFQQYRDEWLLQLQEQADHLGGFAQALIAFDDTGRVLAANQSALNRLGIARDEIVGSRIDRWFAPTLDSLFAQGHPAPSTCWPIRTHTSELLLAMVRAPARAAIRATRRTDGLPDAAAQAVAKPFADPALAQAFSRACRVFAHDVPVLIRGETGSGKEVFARAVHAASARANGPFVALNCAAIPESLIESELFGYVGGSFTGARKEGMNGKLWQANGGTLFLDEIGDMPFAMQTRLLRVLEERMVVPLGGGEPVPLDIRILSATHRDLSERIAERQFREDLFYRLSGLEVNIPPLREREDKIDLIQRLLSQARTDGSLSVTPAVQDRLCAYAWPGNVRQMRSVIRTLVALCESGVVTLEDLPDELREADASPPGTDAPTVSADAPLELAERQALRAALDACQGQVSAAARKLGVSRNTLYRKLKRFGLLRA, via the coding sequence ATGCCAGCGACTCCAGAATTCGCGCACGCACGCCGCGTGTTGAACGTTGTTCAGGGCGACATGACGTCTGCCGTCGCGGCGACGGACCCGAACATCGCCAGTTCGTGGCGCCGCTGCTTCGACGAGCATGCGCTCGACCCGGGCGCACGCATGGCGCCACGCGTGCTCGAGTCGACGCAACTTCGCGAGCGGCGCAATGCCATGGAACGTCTGCGTCACGTGTCGATGCCCGTGCTCGAACGCCTGCAACGCCAACTGACGCATCCCGACCAGGCCGTGCTGCTCACCGGCCCCGACGGCGTGATCGTCGATTCGCGCCTGCACGAGCGCTCGCGCGATGCGTTTCATCGCGCCGGCCTGTGGCCGGGGGCGGACTGGAGCGAGTCGTGCGAAGGCACCAACGGTATCGGCACTTGCGTGGTCGAACGCGCGCCGGTGATCATTTGCCAGCAGGATCACTTCCGTGCGCTGCACACGCCGCTCACCTGTACCGCGAGTCCGGTGTTCGCGCCGCAGGGCGAATTGCTCGCCGTCATCGACGTGTCGTCCACGAGCGCCGACGTCACCCGGCAGAGCCAGTTCCATACGCTCGCCCTCGTGAATCTCAGCGCCAAGGTCGTGGAGAGCGAGTATTTCTTTCAGCAATATCGCGACGAGTGGCTGCTGCAATTGCAGGAGCAGGCGGATCACCTCGGCGGTTTCGCGCAGGCGCTGATCGCCTTCGACGACACGGGACGCGTGCTCGCCGCGAACCAGAGCGCCCTCAATCGTCTTGGCATCGCGCGCGACGAGATCGTCGGCTCGCGCATCGATCGATGGTTCGCGCCCACGCTCGATTCTCTCTTCGCGCAAGGACATCCCGCACCGAGCACCTGCTGGCCGATTCGCACCCACACGAGCGAACTGTTGCTCGCCATGGTGCGAGCGCCCGCGCGTGCGGCAATCCGTGCGACGCGTCGCACCGACGGTCTCCCGGACGCCGCGGCGCAAGCGGTGGCGAAACCGTTTGCGGACCCGGCGCTCGCGCAAGCGTTTTCGCGCGCCTGCCGCGTATTCGCGCACGACGTTCCCGTACTCATCCGCGGGGAAACCGGCAGTGGCAAGGAAGTCTTCGCGCGCGCGGTGCATGCGGCGAGTGCTCGCGCGAACGGCCCGTTCGTCGCCCTCAATTGCGCGGCGATTCCCGAATCGCTGATCGAGAGCGAGTTGTTCGGCTACGTCGGCGGCAGCTTCACCGGGGCGCGCAAGGAGGGGATGAACGGCAAGCTGTGGCAGGCCAACGGCGGCACGTTATTTCTCGACGAGATCGGCGATATGCCGTTCGCCATGCAGACGCGGCTGCTGCGCGTGCTGGAGGAGCGGATGGTGGTGCCACTGGGCGGCGGCGAGCCGGTGCCGCTCGACATCCGCATTCTCAGCGCGACGCATCGCGATTTGTCGGAACGCATCGCGGAGCGGCAATTCCGCGAGGATCTGTTCTACCGGCTGAGCGGTCTGGAGGTCAACATACCGCCATTGCGCGAGCGCGAGGACAAGATCGACCTGATTCAACGGTTGTTGTCACAGGCGCGGACGGACGGCTCGCTCAGTGTGACGCCAGCGGTACAGGATCGGCTGTGTGCCTATGCCTGGCCGGGCAACGTGCGTCAGATGCGCAGCGTCATCCGCACGCTCGTGGCGCTTTGCGAGAGCGGTGTCGTCACGCTGGAGGATCTGCCGGACGAATTGCGCGAGGCCGATGCCTCGCCGCCGGGGACCGACGCGCCGACGGTGAGCGCGGATGCGCCGCTGGAACTGGCCGAACGTCAGGCGCTGCGCGCGGCGCTCGACGCCTGCCAGGGGCAGGTGAGCGCCGCGGCCCGCAAGCTCGGCGTGAGCCGCAACACGCTCTACCGGAAGCTGAAGCGATTCGGTTTGCTGCGCGCCTGA
- a CDS encoding aldehyde dehydrogenase family protein, with protein sequence MRYAPPGTPGALLSLQPRYENYIGGKFVPPVEGRYFTNTSPVTGGVIGEFPRSGSADIELALDAAHAAAAKWGRTSVQARSRILLQIADRLEDHLERFAVAETWDNGKAVRETLAADLPLAIDHFRYFAGCIRAQEGTAAEIDEHTAAYHFHEPLGVVGQIIPWNFPLLMAAWKLAPALAAGNCVVLKPAEQTPLTITLFAELVGDLLPPGVLNIVQGYGREAGEALATSRRIAKIAFTGSTPVGGQILSKAAANLIPSTVELGGKSPNLFFDDIMRAEPEFIEKAAEGLVLGFLNQGEVCTCPSRALVQESIYEPFMEVVMARVARIKRGDPLDTETAVGAQASQQQFDKILTYLDLARKEGAQVLTGGGIEKLDGPLASGFYIQPTLLKGENRMRVFQEEIFGPVVGVTTFRDEAEALAIANDTEFGLGAGVWSRDINRAYRVGRAIQAGRVWTNCYHLYPAHAAFGGYKKSGIGRETHKMMLDHYQQTKNLLVSYDTHPLGFF encoded by the coding sequence ATGCGATACGCCCCACCCGGCACGCCCGGTGCCCTGCTGTCCCTGCAACCCCGTTACGAAAACTACATCGGCGGCAAGTTCGTCCCGCCGGTGGAAGGACGCTACTTCACCAATACGTCGCCGGTCACCGGAGGCGTCATCGGGGAGTTTCCCCGCTCCGGCAGCGCCGACATCGAACTGGCCCTCGACGCGGCGCACGCGGCGGCGGCCAAGTGGGGCAGGACGTCGGTGCAGGCACGCTCGCGCATTCTGTTGCAGATCGCCGATCGCCTCGAAGACCATCTCGAGCGCTTCGCCGTGGCCGAGACGTGGGACAACGGCAAGGCGGTGCGTGAAACGCTCGCCGCCGACCTGCCTCTCGCCATCGATCATTTCCGCTACTTCGCCGGCTGCATCCGTGCGCAGGAAGGCACGGCGGCGGAGATCGACGAGCACACCGCGGCCTATCATTTCCACGAACCGCTGGGTGTCGTCGGTCAGATCATTCCGTGGAATTTCCCCTTGCTGATGGCCGCGTGGAAGCTCGCGCCGGCGCTCGCGGCAGGCAACTGCGTGGTGCTCAAACCGGCCGAGCAGACGCCGCTGACGATCACGCTGTTCGCCGAGTTGGTCGGCGATCTGCTGCCCCCGGGCGTACTCAACATCGTCCAGGGTTATGGCAGAGAAGCCGGCGAAGCGCTCGCCACAAGCCGCCGCATCGCGAAGATCGCCTTCACGGGATCGACGCCCGTGGGCGGACAGATCCTGTCCAAGGCCGCGGCCAACCTGATTCCAAGCACGGTGGAACTCGGCGGCAAGTCGCCGAACCTCTTCTTCGACGACATCATGCGCGCCGAGCCGGAATTCATCGAGAAGGCCGCCGAGGGGCTCGTGCTGGGCTTCCTGAACCAGGGCGAAGTGTGTACGTGTCCGTCGCGCGCACTCGTGCAGGAGTCGATCTACGAACCGTTCATGGAGGTCGTGATGGCGCGCGTGGCGCGCATCAAGCGCGGCGATCCGCTGGACACGGAAACGGCAGTCGGCGCGCAGGCATCGCAGCAGCAGTTCGACAAGATCCTCACGTATCTCGATCTCGCTCGCAAGGAAGGCGCGCAGGTGCTCACCGGCGGCGGCATCGAGAAGCTGGACGGTCCGCTCGCCTCGGGCTTCTACATCCAGCCCACGCTGCTCAAGGGCGAGAATCGCATGCGCGTGTTCCAGGAAGAGATCTTCGGGCCGGTCGTCGGCGTGACGACGTTCCGCGACGAAGCCGAAGCGCTGGCGATCGCCAACGACACCGAGTTCGGTCTTGGCGCGGGCGTGTGGTCCCGCGACATCAATCGCGCCTATCGCGTTGGCCGTGCGATCCAGGCCGGGCGAGTATGGACGAACTGCTATCACCTTTATCCGGCGCATGCGGCCTTCGGCGGCTACAAGAAGTCCGGCATTGGTCGCGAGACGCACAAGATGATGCTCGATCACTATCAGCAAACGAAGAACCTGCTGGTGAGCTACGACACCCATCCGCTCGGCTTTTTCTGA